The following proteins are encoded in a genomic region of Lactiplantibacillus plantarum:
- a CDS encoding cell division protein ZapA, translating into MTANKRRFKAEIDGRTYTIIGTASDRHMQTVTRMMNEQVAQLKKLAPDLSDTEIATLLAFNAISDQVDKQAELLKMQTDDADK; encoded by the coding sequence ATGACTGCTAACAAGCGCCGCTTTAAAGCGGAAATTGATGGTCGTACTTACACGATCATTGGCACGGCATCTGACCGTCACATGCAAACGGTGACGCGGATGATGAATGAGCAAGTGGCACAATTAAAAAAATTAGCCCCCGATTTGTCTGATACGGAGATTGCGACGTTGCTCGCATTCAATGCGATTTCAGATCAGGTTGACAAACAAGCTGAATTATTGAAA
- a CDS encoding DUF1292 domain-containing protein has translation MSQNQDRKDNDVITLVDDEGNETLFNILFTFDSEDFGHSYILLYPADAAADDEVDIQAYIFNPEDGDNGELQLIESDDEWDMVEQVLNTFLADDGGMQ, from the coding sequence ATGAGCCAAAACCAAGATCGTAAAGACAATGATGTGATCACATTAGTTGATGACGAAGGTAACGAAACCTTATTTAATATTTTGTTCACGTTTGATTCAGAAGATTTCGGTCACTCCTATATTTTATTATATCCAGCTGATGCTGCGGCCGATGATGAAGTTGATATTCAAGCCTACATCTTTAATCCTGAAGATGGCGACAATGGCGAATTACAACTGATCGAGTCGGACGACGAATGGGATATGGTTGAGCAAGTTTTGAATACCTTCTTAGCCGATGACGGTGGCATGCAATAG